In Spiroplasma chinense, a single window of DNA contains:
- a CDS encoding MFS transporter, which translates to MKKQQKVFFIKICFYTFFVTLMFENSLWMIYLTNLGYSLSQIATLQITFSVALLFSEYLSGILADKFGRKKMLIIANIGIFTYALLMIFAFKIILLFIAFLIYAFSLALASGTSEALLYDNLDKENKKKYIKLSSIIHVVSICSMFLADSLGGQLVWLLNWKWIFIFTCSSHVITLLVLFAIKDKHTKYLEKNEIKIFKELKLEFKHKKELYYFISIFALLQSSVSIMFIYGQVIFENLSQTPLSISLIYAFTSAFGGGVLLFLSFIKKLNWYKLTSIFILVSLVLISFFTTKNIYFFVVIFVTLNTTLILFYVHLMNKVNELILSSIRASFISIMSGVSSMLMIGFQILFLIYKDFKIVQSSIFIFLIISFSLATFLYLIYLVKCSKDIDQKIKGLLLLKEKYGKLNSKKMVKKLSSIEESLSLLEKTKLLAEEQEEI; encoded by the coding sequence ATGAAAAAACAACAAAAAGTATTTTTTATTAAGATTTGTTTTTACACATTTTTTGTTACTCTTATGTTTGAAAATTCTTTGTGAATGATTTATTTAACAAATCTAGGATACTCTTTATCTCAAATTGCTACTTTACAAATTACTTTCTCTGTCGCCTTATTGTTCAGTGAATATTTATCTGGAATTCTTGCAGATAAATTTGGAAGAAAGAAAATGTTAATCATTGCAAATATTGGAATATTCACATATGCTTTGTTAATGATATTTGCATTTAAAATTATTTTACTTTTTATTGCTTTCTTAATTTATGCGTTTTCATTAGCTCTTGCTTCAGGTACAAGTGAAGCTTTGCTTTATGATAACTTAGACAAAGAAAACAAAAAGAAATATATTAAATTAAGTTCAATAATTCATGTAGTTTCAATTTGCTCAATGTTTTTAGCAGATTCTTTGGGAGGTCAATTAGTATGATTGTTGAATTGAAAATGAATATTTATATTCACTTGTTCTTCACATGTGATCACGCTTTTAGTTTTATTCGCAATTAAAGATAAGCACACTAAATATTTAGAAAAAAATGAGATCAAAATTTTTAAGGAATTGAAACTTGAATTTAAACATAAAAAAGAATTATATTACTTTATTTCTATTTTTGCTTTATTACAGTCTTCAGTTTCTATTATGTTTATTTACGGACAAGTAATTTTTGAAAACCTTTCTCAAACTCCTTTAAGTATAAGTTTGATTTATGCATTTACAAGTGCCTTTGGTGGAGGTGTGTTACTATTTCTTTCCTTTATCAAAAAATTGAATTGATATAAATTGACGTCAATTTTTATTTTAGTTTCTTTAGTTTTGATATCTTTCTTTACAACTAAAAACATTTATTTTTTTGTTGTAATTTTTGTTACATTAAACACAACCTTGATATTATTTTATGTACATCTAATGAATAAGGTTAATGAACTTATTTTAAGTTCAATTAGAGCAAGTTTTATTTCCATAATGAGTGGTGTATCTTCCATGTTGATGATAGGTTTTCAAATTTTGTTTTTGATTTATAAAGATTTTAAAATAGTTCAAAGTTCTATATTTATTTTTCTGATTATTTCATTTTCTCTTGCAACATTTTTATATTTGATTTACCTAGTAAAATGTTCTAAAGATATCGATCAAAAAATAAAAGGTCTTCTTTTATTAAAAGAAAAATATGGAAAGTTAAATTCAAAAAAAATGGTAAAAAAACTTTCTTCAATAGAAGAAAGTTTAAGTCTATTAGAGAAAACAAAATTACTAGCAGAAGAACAAGAAGAAATTTAA